One window from the genome of Caloenas nicobarica isolate bCalNic1 chromosome 21, bCalNic1.hap1, whole genome shotgun sequence encodes:
- the LOC135997251 gene encoding uncharacterized protein LOC135997251 — MGAAPLLAACPTAEGAAGSRLLLLPAPGSSSHACSGANPRPLPGAPGVAALLGSPRLNARAGRALLGCRFRSGSRFRSASRCRRRSGSCCRFRSGSRCRCRSGSCSWFCSGSIPGPVPGSAPGSAPDPFAAAAPDPAPGAAPGPGAAAAPGPAPGSAPVPFRVPFLVLLPVPLRIPLPLPLRILLPVPLRVPVPLPLRILLPVPLRVRVPVPLPLRILLPVPLRVRVPVPLPLRILLPVPLRVRVPVPLPLRVPLLVLLRFRSGSRCRCRSGSCCRFRSGSRCRCRSGSPGAAMGSGRCRSFLPALLLLLPPLLPVAWGDCGPLPNISHAEPPEDTKHRGSFTVGSKVRYRCLMGFVKRPLMSDTIQCLANSQWSNLPEFCGRSCPSPPRVHFAKVSQEHETWNFYPVAVTVKYICRPGYESSTDQLPTSTCLEDLTWSEVPELCQRKSCGIPANPEHGEVITNDYLLGARATVVCNPGYTLKGASPLILCTLRQGEVAWSQVPACQPISCPPPPAIPDGQHNGNGTEEFTYNSVVMYTCDPGLQLVGNETLLCTTENSVDGVWSRSPPECRVSATAATNQTEPLEERTANNLHWLVGIILICIVAVAGVIAVLLINRWKDNKNPSDNARLPEHKAKGRDLPMHPKITDDGKQPMPWHSYFCHTTSCHVCPSCEERLHAALAARAVPGRRGCAACERWLRAQPGTPRTYCVPSIEDTHSPAETRYLCWFD; from the exons ATGGGAGCGGCACCGCTTTTGGCTGCGTGTCCCACAGCGgagggtgctgctggcagccgcctcctcctgctgcccgcgcctggcagcagctcccacgCGTGTTCTGGAGCAAATCCCCGACCCCTCCCCGGAGCTCCGGGAGTGGCCGCGCTGCTCGGCAGCCCCCGGCTGAACGCCCGGGCTGGGCGGGCGCTGCTCGGCTGCCGGTTCCGCTCCGGGTCCCGGTTCCGCTCCGCGTCTcggtgccgccgccgctccggATCCTGCTGCCGGTTCCGCTCCGGGTCCCGGTGCCGCTGCCGCTCCGGGTCCTGCTCCTGGTTCTGCTCCGGTTCCATTCCGGGTCCCGTTCCTGGTTCTGCTCCCGGTTCCGCTCCGGATCCCTTTGCCGCTGCCGCTCCGGATCCTGCTCCCGGTGCCGCTCCGGGTCCCGGTGCCGCTGCCGCTCCGGGTCCTGCTCCTGGTTCTGCTCCGGTTCCATTCCGGGTCCCGTTCCTGGTTCTGCTCCCGGTTCCGCTCCGGATCCCTTTGCCGCTGCCGCTCCGGATCCTGCTCCCGGTGCCGCTCCGGGTCCCGGTGCCGCTGCCGCTCCGGATCCTGCTCCCGGTTCCGCTCCGGGTCCGGGTCCCGGTGCCGCTGCCGCTCCGGATCCTGCTGCCGGTTCCGCTCCGGGTCCGGGTCCCGGTGCCGCTGCCGCTCCGGATCCTGCTCCCGGTTCCGCTCCGGGTCCGGGTCCCGGTGCCGCTGCCGCTCCGGGTCCCGCTCCTGGTTCTGCTCCGGTTCCGCTCCGGGTCCCGGTGCCGCTGCCGCTCCGGATCCTGCTGCCGGTTCCGCTCCGGGTCCCGGTGCCGCTGCCGCTCCGGCTCCCCCGGGGCAGCGATGGGCTCCGGGCGCTGCCGCTCGTTCCTGcccgcgctgctgctgctgctgccgccgctgctgcccGTGGCATGGG GTGACTGTGGGCCATTGCCAAATATAAGCCACGCGGAGCCTCCAGAGGACACTAAACATCGGGGAAGCTTCACGGTGGGTTCCAAAGTCAGATACAGATGCCTGATGGGTTTTGTTAAGCGCCCCTTGATGTCAGATACCATACAGTGCCTTGCAAACTCCCAGTGGTCCAACCTCCCGGAGTTCTGTGGCC GTAGCTGTCCCAGCCCACCACGTGTGCATTTTGCTAAAGTATCACAGGAACATGAAACGTGGAATTTTTATCCTGTTGCTGTCACGGTGAAGTACATTTGTCGCCCAGGCTACGAGAGTTCCACAGACCAGCTCCCCACCAGCACTTGTCTTGAAGATTTAACGTGGTCAGAAGTTCCTGAGCTGTGTCAGA GGAAATCTTGTGGTATTCCAGCAAATCCAGAACATGGCGAAGTTATTACAAACGATTACCTGCTTGGTGCAAGAGCAACTGTAGTTTGTAACCCTGG GTACACACTAAAGGGAGCCTCACCTCTCATCTTGTGTACCCTAAGGCAGGGTGAAGTTGCCTGGAGTCAAGTTCCAGCTTGTCAGC cTATTTCTTGTCCTCCACCTCCAGCTATTCCCGACGGGCAGCACAACGGGAACGGTACGGAGGAGTTCACCTACAACTCGGTCGTGATGTACACGTGTGACCCCGGGCTCCAGCTTGTAGGAAACGAAACTCTTCTTTGTACAACAGAGAACAGTGTGGATGGTGTCTGGAGCAGGTCTCCCCCCGAATGCAGGG TTAGcgcaacagcagcaacaaaccAAACTGAACCCTTGGAAGAGAGGACAGCAAATAATTTGCACTGGCTAG TAGGTATCATCCTTATTTGCATTG TTGCGGTTGCTGGTGTAATTGCAGTTCTTCTCATCAACAGATGGAAAGACAATAAAAACCC CTCCGATAATGCGCGTTTACCAGAGCACAAGGCGAAGGGAAGGGATCTACCGATGCACCCAAAGATAACGGATGATGGGAAGCAGCCCATGCCGTGGCATTCCTATTTTTG CCACACGACGAGTTGCCATGTGTGTCCCAGCTGCGAAGAGCGGCTGCACGCCGCCCTGGCCGCCCGCGCCGTGCCCGGGCGCCGCGGCTGTGCCGCCTGCGAGCGCTGGTTGCGTGCCCAGCCCGGGACACCGCGCACCTACTGCGTCCCCAGCATCGAGgacacccacagcccagcagagacAAGGtacctgtgctggtttgactga
- the LOC135997196 gene encoding mucin-7-like isoform X2 — MQSSSRTVKATTSVPSARTGCAPTMTDMGPIMWHPPGSGRTGAPGVLSARPVLTGCTSPTSTATRRAAPCVPWPRRGPWLTWPPSAPPAATSAPSARRPPTLTCASPDTPRINADGCSILKLVGGKGELLH, encoded by the exons ATGCAGAGCAGCTCACGGACCGTGAAAG CCACCACATCTGTCCCATCTGCGAGGACTGGCTGCGCGCCCACGATGACGGACATGGGACCCATCATGTGGCACCCACCGGGGAGCGGCAGGACCGGGG CCCCGGGGGTCCTGTCTGCCCGCCCTGTGCTGACCGGCTGCACCTCTCCCACGTCCACAGCGACACGTCGCGCTGCCCCGTGTGTCCCCTGGCCGCGGAGGGGACCCTGGCTCACCTGGCCGCCCAGCGCACCCCCGGCTGCCACGTCTGCCCCGTCTGCGCGGCGCCCACCCACGCTCACCTGTGCCAGCCCTGACACCCCACG GATAAATGCTGACGGCTGTAGCATCCTCAAGCTGGTCGGAGGGAAGGGCGAGTTGCTACACTAA
- the LOC135997196 gene encoding mucin-7-like isoform X1 translates to MQSSSRTVKAATTSVPSARTGCAPTMTDMGPIMWHPPGSGRTGAPGVLSARPVLTGCTSPTSTATRRAAPCVPWPRRGPWLTWPPSAPPAATSAPSARRPPTLTCASPDTPRINADGCSILKLVGGKGELLH, encoded by the exons ATGCAGAGCAGCTCACGGACCGTGAAAG CAGCCACCACATCTGTCCCATCTGCGAGGACTGGCTGCGCGCCCACGATGACGGACATGGGACCCATCATGTGGCACCCACCGGGGAGCGGCAGGACCGGGG CCCCGGGGGTCCTGTCTGCCCGCCCTGTGCTGACCGGCTGCACCTCTCCCACGTCCACAGCGACACGTCGCGCTGCCCCGTGTGTCCCCTGGCCGCGGAGGGGACCCTGGCTCACCTGGCCGCCCAGCGCACCCCCGGCTGCCACGTCTGCCCCGTCTGCGCGGCGCCCACCCACGCTCACCTGTGCCAGCCCTGACACCCCACG GATAAATGCTGACGGCTGTAGCATCCTCAAGCTGGTCGGAGGGAAGGGCGAGTTGCTACACTAA
- the LOC135997193 gene encoding complement receptor type 1-like, translated as MGLGWLCALLLALPGAWGVCPPPPRFVFAEPAAPLNESYAVGTKLTYRCRPGYTMVKSPVVTCLSSSNWSSNPDFCVGKSCGPPDITNGNFEYTTNFLFGATINVTCNLGYRLIGKPSVQCVLRDNEVFWDDIPYCAIIPCLPPPAIENGQLNSGNRDFTYGMAAIYRCNDGFDLIGNNTIHCTANDNLNGIWSGPAPECKVVRCENPAVKNGKRLSGFGFEHRYKSTVIFECDPGHLLNGSSVVTCEADNNWKPPLPTCDPVCGPAPQFPFAELSSTVGDSSPAGTALSYRCKPGYTAAWGKSSVVTCLSNTTWSADPDFCIRQQCARPKIENGDVNADSFPFETVVTFTCHPGYELKVPSAKCVVSGDGVDWDPASPYCERRFPDVLCEEPPTIANGMHNGTKGTDFVYGSTVAYECNRGFTLAGTAFLRCIARDQYQGVWSNPAPECRGGANVIIVGIFPLLLAMLVMNV; from the exons atggggctgggctggctctgcgcgctgctgctggcgctgccgggCGCCTGGG GTGTCTGCCCGCCACCGCCGAGGTTCGTCTTTGCGGAGCCCGCCGCCCCCCTGAACGAGTCCTACGCCGTGGGGACCAAGCTGACATACAGGTGCCGCCCGGGGTACACGATGGTCAAGTCCCCCGTGGTCACCTGCCTCTCCAGCTCGAACTGGTCGTCGAACCCCGATTTCTGCGTCG GAAAGTCGTGCGGTCCACCGGACATCACGAATGGCAACTTCGAATACACGACCAACTTCTTGTTTGGGGCGACAATAAACGTCACCTGCAACCTCGG gtACCGATTAATCGGGAAGCCATCCGTGCAATGTGTACTTAGAGACAATGAAGTTTTTTGGGACGACATTCCATACTGTGCCA TTATTCCCTGTTTACCACCTCCCGCGATTGAGAACGGGCAGCTCAACAGTGGGAACAGAGACTTCACCTATGGCATGGCTGCAATTTACAGGTGTAACGATGGTTTTGATCTTATTGGAAATAACACGATTCACTGTACAGCAAATGATAACCTTAATGGAATATGGAGCGGTCCAGCCCCTGAATGCAAag TGGTCAGGTGTGAAAATCCAGCTGTGAAAAATGGGAAGAGGTTGTCTGGCTTTGGCTTTGAGCACAGGTATAAAAGTACAGTGATCTTTGAGTGCGATCCTGGTCATTTACTGAATGGCAGTAGTGTAGTTACTTGTGAAGCTGACAATAACTGGAAGCCACCTCTGCCAACATGTGACCCAG TCTGTGGTCCTGCTCCACAATTCCCGTTCGCTGAGTTAAGCAGCACTGTGGGTGACAGTTCTCCTGCTGGAACTGCGCTGAGCTATCGGTGTAAACCAGGTTACACCGCAGCATGGGGAAAATCCTCTGTCGTCACTTGTCTGAGCAATACGACGTGGTCTGCAGACCCAGACTTCTGTATAC gCCAGCAATGTGCCCGTCCAAAAATAGAGAACGGGGATGTGAACGCAGACAGTTTCCCGTTTGAGACGGTTGTGACGTTCACTTGTCATCCTGG GTATGAATTAAAGGTGCCATCTGCCAAATGCGTGGTATCGGGAGATGGAGTTGATTGGGATCCAGCATCTCCATACTGTGAAA GACGGTTCCCAGATGTTCTCTGTGAAGAGCCCCCCACGATTGCCAATGGGATGCACAATGGCACAAAGGGCACAGATTTTGTCTACGGCTCCACCGTAGCTTATGAATGCAATCGTGGCTTCACCCTTGCCGGAACAGCCTTTCTTCGGTGCATTGCGAGAGATCAATACCAGGGAGTCTGGAGCAACCCTGCTCCCGAATGCAGAG GTGGAGCAAACGTGATCATTGTTG GAATCTTCCCCCtcctgctggcaatgctggtTATGAACGTCTAG